The following coding sequences are from one Candidatus Nitrohelix vancouverensis window:
- a CDS encoding alpha-ketoacid dehydrogenase subunit beta, with product MPWAEKLISSKAVSQNFNGEGRALTYTEALNEALRTAMEIDPKVFVMGQGVDDPKGMFGVTTGLNQEFGGERVFDTPLAEESMMGIGLGAAMNGMRPVYMHNRPDFLLLAFNQLVNHASKTHYMDNGLTRAPMVIWAAVARGWGSGSQHSQAIQGMLLSVPGLKIVMPSTPYDAKGLMLASIADNNPVLIFEHRWLMKQQGAVPEEFYTVPLGKGVYRTRGEHLTIVGTSHTLIQSMEAMELLKKEGVSADVIDLRTIKPLDEEIILESVKKTGRLLVVDTGWAMGGVCAEIGCLVAEKGFKDLKAPVRRIGLPDIPHPAGYTLEQFYYPNTETIAQTIRELVAFQ from the coding sequence ATGCCTTGGGCAGAAAAACTGATTTCATCCAAAGCCGTTTCTCAGAATTTTAATGGGGAAGGGCGGGCGCTGACTTACACCGAAGCGCTCAACGAAGCGTTGCGTACGGCCATGGAAATAGATCCCAAGGTTTTTGTGATGGGGCAAGGCGTCGACGACCCCAAGGGTATGTTCGGGGTAACCACCGGATTGAATCAGGAATTTGGCGGGGAGCGGGTGTTCGATACGCCTTTGGCGGAAGAATCCATGATGGGCATTGGTCTGGGCGCCGCCATGAACGGGATGAGACCTGTGTATATGCACAATCGTCCCGATTTTTTATTGCTCGCGTTCAACCAGCTCGTCAACCATGCGTCCAAGACCCATTACATGGATAATGGCCTGACGCGAGCGCCGATGGTGATATGGGCCGCCGTGGCCCGTGGTTGGGGTTCTGGATCTCAGCATTCGCAAGCGATACAAGGCATGTTGTTAAGCGTTCCCGGATTGAAAATCGTGATGCCCAGCACGCCATACGACGCCAAGGGCTTGATGCTCGCTTCCATCGCAGACAATAATCCGGTATTGATTTTTGAACATCGCTGGCTGATGAAGCAACAAGGCGCTGTGCCGGAAGAATTTTATACGGTCCCGCTTGGCAAAGGCGTGTATCGGACACGCGGCGAGCATTTGACCATTGTCGGCACCTCGCATACTCTGATTCAATCCATGGAAGCCATGGAACTTTTGAAGAAAGAAGGGGTCAGCGCCGATGTGATTGATCTGAGAACGATCAAGCCGCTGGATGAGGAAATTATTTTGGAGTCGGTGAAGAAAACCGGTCGCCTGTTGGTCGTGGATACCGGATGGGCCATGGGAGGGGTTTGCGCTGAAATAGGTTGTCTCGTGGCGGAGAAGGGATTTAAAGATTTGAAAGCTCCCGTGCGTCGCATTGGTTTGCCGGACATTCCCCACCCTGCTGGATACACTCTCGAACAATTTTACTATCCCAACACAGAAACGATTGCGCAGACCATTCGCGAACTGGTCGCATTTCAATGA
- a CDS encoding kinase encodes MIVSMTPFRISFFGGGTDYPTWYKLNGGSVISTTINKYCYITCRYLPPFFNHRHRVVYSRIENVMDASEIQHPSVRAVMKWLNWQKGIEIHHDGDLPARSGLGSSSSFTVGLFNALSALEGRLISNRELAAQAIHIEQEVIRENVGSQDQIAAAFGGFNKIDFKRDGSFDVTPIILPQDKKVALENNLMLFFTGLSRNASDIAKSKIANMENRFEELDRIRRMVDQAADILQNSSDMATDFGRLLDEGWQYKKQLSDQVSTPEIDEIYEAAKSAGAVGGKLMGAGGGGFMVFVVKPEFQERVRERLKHLIYVPFQFESSGSKIVLYQPNGLG; translated from the coding sequence ATGATTGTCAGCATGACCCCCTTCAGAATATCGTTTTTTGGCGGAGGAACCGACTACCCCACCTGGTACAAACTCAATGGGGGATCAGTCATCTCTACCACAATCAACAAGTATTGCTATATCACCTGCCGTTATCTGCCTCCATTTTTTAACCACCGTCATCGCGTGGTTTATTCCAGAATTGAAAATGTGATGGACGCGTCGGAAATTCAGCACCCGTCTGTGCGAGCGGTTATGAAATGGTTGAATTGGCAAAAAGGGATCGAGATTCATCATGACGGCGACCTGCCGGCTCGCTCCGGTCTGGGGTCGAGTTCTTCGTTTACGGTGGGACTGTTCAACGCCCTGTCTGCCCTTGAAGGCCGATTGATTTCGAATCGTGAACTGGCGGCGCAGGCGATTCATATTGAACAGGAAGTTATTCGGGAGAATGTGGGGTCTCAAGACCAGATTGCGGCGGCGTTTGGCGGCTTCAACAAGATTGATTTCAAGAGGGATGGTTCGTTTGATGTGACTCCCATCATTTTGCCTCAAGATAAAAAAGTGGCTTTGGAAAATAATTTGATGTTGTTTTTTACAGGCCTGTCGCGCAATGCGTCGGATATTGCAAAGTCGAAAATTGCGAATATGGAAAATCGGTTTGAAGAGCTGGATCGGATCCGGCGCATGGTCGATCAGGCCGCCGATATTTTGCAAAACTCCAGCGACATGGCAACCGATTTTGGTCGCCTTCTGGATGAAGGGTGGCAATACAAGAAACAGCTTTCAGATCAGGTTTCGACGCCTGAGATTGACGAGATTTATGAGGCCGCAAAGAGCGCGGGAGCCGTTGGCGGTAAGCTGATGGGCGCGGGCGGAGGCGGCTTCATGGTTTTTGTCGTTAAGCCGGAATTTCAGGAAAGGGTTCGCGAGCGTTTGAAACATTTGATTTATGTTCCTTTTCAATTTGAAAGCTCTGGCAGTAAAATAGTGCTGTATCAGCCCAACGGTCTGGGCTGA
- a CDS encoding GDP-L-fucose synthase, with amino-acid sequence MKIPSPVYVAGHKGLIGSAFLRRLRRESSVDVLTADHSELELTDASAVREFFERHRPQTVILAAGRVGGIIANRDSPADFITDNLSIQLNVLRSAHRVGVQKLILLGSSCMYPRECPQPMHEGQLLTGHPEPTSLPYAIAKLGGVYMCMAYNQQFGGRRFIPVIPNNAYGPNDNFDPDTSHVLSALIRKFFDAKMRGDKVVSLWGTGSPRREFIHVDDIADACLFLLENDDPDLEVPVNIGSGKDISISELAQLIAEIVEYEGRVEWDDSKPDGAPRKLLDSSRIKSLGWNPAVPFREGVRSTYEWFRNNSHQE; translated from the coding sequence TTGAAAATTCCCTCTCCAGTATACGTTGCCGGACATAAGGGTCTGATAGGCTCCGCCTTTTTGAGAAGGTTGCGGCGGGAATCCAGCGTTGATGTGCTCACCGCAGATCACTCGGAACTCGAACTCACGGATGCTTCAGCGGTTCGTGAATTTTTTGAACGCCACCGACCCCAAACGGTTATTTTAGCCGCAGGTCGAGTGGGAGGGATTATCGCAAACCGAGACTCCCCGGCGGATTTCATTACCGACAACTTGTCCATTCAATTGAATGTGTTGCGTTCGGCCCACCGGGTTGGCGTTCAAAAATTAATTCTGCTGGGTTCTTCTTGCATGTATCCCCGGGAATGCCCGCAACCGATGCATGAAGGGCAATTGTTAACGGGTCATCCCGAACCGACGAGCCTGCCCTATGCCATCGCAAAACTGGGCGGCGTGTACATGTGCATGGCCTACAATCAGCAGTTTGGCGGGCGTCGTTTCATTCCGGTGATTCCTAACAACGCGTACGGGCCGAATGATAATTTTGATCCCGATACGTCGCATGTTCTTTCCGCCTTGATTCGAAAATTTTTTGATGCCAAAATGCGCGGGGATAAGGTGGTCAGTCTTTGGGGCACCGGCAGTCCGCGCCGGGAATTTATTCATGTTGATGATATTGCCGATGCCTGCCTGTTTTTGCTGGAAAACGACGACCCTGACCTTGAAGTTCCCGTAAATATTGGATCGGGCAAAGATATTTCGATCAGCGAGTTGGCCCAGTTGATTGCTGAAATTGTTGAGTACGAAGGTCGTGTGGAGTGGGATGATTCAAAACCCGACGGCGCTCCAAGAAAATTACTGGACAGTTCAAGGATCAAATCCCTTGGCTGGAACCCCGCCGTTCCCTTTCGAGAAGGTGTGCGATCTACCTATGAATGGTTCCGAAATAATTCCCACCAGGAATGA
- a CDS encoding thiamine pyrophosphate-dependent dehydrogenase E1 component subunit alpha — protein MIKFKYEGKGFQGRPSENLPYSQDQVLSMLRSMLRVRLLEEKIETIYHLDEMKTPVHLVIGQEAISTGCCEALRPEDHVYGTYRTHGNYIAKGGDLKKMLSELYCRADGCVGSKGGSMHLLDKDAGFMGCSAIVSGILPIATGAALSAKMLKQDRVTVVFFGEAGTEEGVLWESFNFAALKKLPIIYICENNFYAVCSPLENRQPPGVDIYKKAESFGIKSRLVDGTNVLDVYDAVRDASDHVRNGEGPYFIEARAYRWRGHGGVGDDSASGYRDPKEVEAWKKYCPIETFYNYLGKCGMVDSQLRKEMTRQLTEEIEAAFEHGLKSPNPVKEDLATFVYCD, from the coding sequence ATGATCAAATTTAAATATGAAGGCAAAGGTTTTCAGGGGAGACCTTCTGAAAATTTGCCGTATTCGCAAGATCAGGTTCTGAGTATGCTTCGCTCGATGTTGCGTGTTCGTTTGCTTGAAGAGAAAATCGAGACGATTTATCACCTGGATGAGATGAAAACGCCGGTTCATCTGGTCATCGGACAGGAAGCGATTTCCACGGGTTGCTGTGAGGCTTTGCGCCCTGAAGATCATGTGTATGGAACCTATCGAACGCACGGCAACTACATCGCAAAAGGCGGGGATCTGAAGAAGATGCTGTCGGAGTTGTATTGTCGCGCAGACGGTTGCGTGGGGTCTAAAGGAGGCTCCATGCATTTGCTGGACAAGGATGCGGGCTTCATGGGCTGTTCCGCAATTGTCAGCGGTATTCTTCCCATTGCGACCGGCGCGGCCCTTTCGGCCAAAATGTTAAAACAGGATCGCGTTACCGTGGTTTTTTTCGGAGAGGCGGGAACAGAAGAAGGCGTTTTGTGGGAAAGTTTCAATTTCGCGGCGCTTAAAAAACTCCCAATCATTTATATATGCGAAAACAATTTTTATGCGGTTTGCTCGCCTTTGGAAAACAGACAACCTCCAGGCGTTGATATCTATAAAAAAGCGGAGAGCTTTGGGATCAAGAGTCGTTTGGTGGATGGAACCAACGTGCTGGATGTGTACGACGCGGTTCGAGACGCCTCCGATCACGTTCGCAACGGAGAGGGGCCGTACTTTATTGAAGCGCGAGCCTACCGCTGGCGCGGTCACGGCGGCGTAGGGGATGACAGCGCTTCAGGGTATCGCGATCCCAAGGAAGTCGAGGCCTGGAAAAAATATTGTCCTATTGAAACTTTTTACAATTATCTGGGGAAATGCGGTATGGTTGACTCCCAGTTGCGCAAAGAGATGACGCGACAACTGACAGAAGAGATTGAAGCCGCCTTCGAGCATGGTTTGAAAAGTCCCAATCCCGTTAAGGAAGATCTGGCGACGTTTGTATACTGTGATTAA
- a CDS encoding GNAT family N-acetyltransferase, producing MKPCRIRLAIPADFETCALIFTRAWNCSLPEKPKQVTVDDIILLTEGELVHVAERGGKVAGFISVWEPESFIHHLYVDPEFWGMGIGTELVDFMASLTRGRPLGLKCKVGNKLAMAFYRARGFVETDERGEDEYGPWARLLRVSNPERQPMRSLKPYD from the coding sequence GTGAAACCTTGCCGAATACGACTCGCCATTCCTGCCGACTTTGAAACCTGCGCGCTGATTTTCACCCGGGCCTGGAACTGCTCGCTACCCGAAAAACCGAAACAAGTGACGGTGGATGACATCATCTTGTTGACTGAAGGCGAACTGGTTCACGTGGCTGAACGCGGTGGAAAGGTGGCGGGCTTTATTTCAGTCTGGGAACCGGAAAGCTTCATTCACCATTTGTATGTTGATCCCGAATTTTGGGGAATGGGGATCGGGACGGAGTTGGTCGATTTTATGGCTTCGTTGACCAGGGGACGTCCTTTGGGCTTGAAGTGCAAAGTCGGAAATAAGTTGGCGATGGCTTTTTACCGGGCGCGGGGTTTTGTAGAAACAGACGAGCGAGGCGAAGACGAATACGGCCCCTGGGCGCGCTTGCTTCGAGTATCGAACCCTGAGCGACAACCGATGCGTTCACTTAAGCCATACGATTAA